AGGACAACTGTTCAGCCGTTCGACAACAAATTTTGGTAGAACTTCAACAGGTTCAGTACATGAACAATCTAAGTTGCCAACACATGGCATTTTAAGCTCAGAGAGAAGAACTAAGCATGGCCATTTAGAGTCCACCTTTACTCCAACAAAAACCTGCAGACATAAAGCCAGATAATAGCATAAGCGAAGGCATTGCAGGCTATGCACATGGAATTGTTTTGAAAGGGTTAAGCATTGGATTCGAATTTCGTGTTGGGAGACCGATGCCCAATGTTCTAAACAAGACACGGTATGTTTACAGCCATTGTATTGTACCACGAAGGCAATGAACATTACCAAATATCAGTGCACTTATATGGCAAGAAAAGCTGCCCAATATAAATATAAATGGAAGCAATAAAACTGCCAAGTCTCAATTGCTCAAAATAGGCATCACTATATGCAATATACAGTGACAGCACAATTAAAGAACTGATGCAAAACAGCATTGAGGAGCTCCAATGCAAAGGAACTGATAAAATCAAATGGTGGTAAACATTAGTTGGAACAACTGTATATACTTCCCTTCATCCCTAATAAGGGTAAGCATTTTTTTAGAGTTTCGACAAATGCAGACATTTCTAGCATGTTACGCTATTCCTATCCCTCGCTGTTAATTTTCCAGCAGTTCTCTCTTACAATATTACTTGTTGATTGATGAGGACCATGTCATTTTCCTTGACTAGAGTGAAGAACAGTGAAAAGTTTTTAACTTGCGTTCTTCACTAAAGTTAATTACTCCCTCAGCCAGCTATAATAAGCTCACCGAATTCAGGCCAGTATCAACATGAGCACAACAAACCACAATAGCCAAACTACCATGATTCTCAGCTGAATAGGGACTATTTGCTGCTACAGACTCAATGTGCCTCCTAATCCTAACAAACAACCGTAACCACAAACTATGATGCGTTTACAACCTAAAGATCTAGCCTCTACAGCAATGTCGAGTGCAAACTAAGCAGAATTCGTTGCCATCTCATTTGATAGCAAACAACAAATTCAAGATCAACCAGCCAAACAAATAGAGAATAACAGACGTCTGTGGATCATACCTAACCTTAGATGCTGCTCGGGTACATGAACACTCTGACCTTGCGCCCCTGCACTCAAATGTAAAAAGGCATCAGGACAGGGCAGGAATTGGGAAGCAACACATCACATAGCTTAGGGGGTTCGGCACAGACCATGGACTCAGGCGGGAGGTTGGACTTGAACTTGGCGCGGACGACGCCCGAGTTGCCGTGCGGGCGGGTGACCTTGCCCCAGATGCACCTGTAGCGGGTCTCGCTGCTCTTGGTCTTAGCCTTGTAGATGTACGCCATGCGCTTGCCAGCGTACCACGCGACGTCCTCCTTGGTGTTCACCCCCTCGATCTGAATGAGCGACGTGGTCTCGTACTGGTTCGACTTGGACCTGCATAGCCACCACCGCAACCACTGTCAGCGGAATCGAACCGAGA
This portion of the Zea mays cultivar B73 chromosome 2, Zm-B73-REFERENCE-NAM-5.0, whole genome shotgun sequence genome encodes:
- the LOC100282547 gene encoding 60S ribosomal protein L35Ae-like, encoding MVKGRTGQRVRLYVRGTILGYKRSKSNQYETTSLIQIEGVNTKEDVAWYAGKRMAYIYKAKTKSSETRYRCIWGKVTRPHGNSGVVRAKFKSNLPPESMGRKVRVFMYPSSI